The Salvelinus fontinalis isolate EN_2023a unplaced genomic scaffold, ASM2944872v1 scaffold_0057, whole genome shotgun sequence sequence aaagaaagagaataTACCCAGAACGTGTTTAGGTCTATAGTAACCTAATCCTAAGCCATGACAGATCCTGTACATACACGCCGACGCCCAGGCTCATCCTCTGCTATAGAAAGCAGTAGGTGAAGACGTTTCCATGTTAAAGTAATTAGCAATACCTTACAGATGAGTGTGTCTGTACtaacctggtctcagatctgtttgtgctgtcctgCCAACTCCTATGGATCATTGGCTATACAgcagaaacagatctgggaccaggttagttaACTGCTTTTCCAACTGCTTCTTACCCAGTCACATGCCCCGCCCACTCTGCTGCACACTTTAGTTTGATTGGCTCCTCACTGTTGCTCCTGATCCAGCACTGAACTGATTGTACACCAGCTATGCCTGCTTATCTCTCCGACCGACGGACCACAATGCACTGGGACAGGACGCCCACTGTTCCTGCCGCACTACTCTATGCTGATTGGTCGGTCCGCTCTCTGGACTGCTTTCATTGGTTGGCTCTTTCTCGCCTATTATCTCTCCCATGATGCCCCAGGGGATAACTCGGACAAGTCTGTTCAGGAGGATGTAACGTTACAGAATGCTTAGATAGAAATGTATCATGTAGAACAGATGATTGTCTGCCAGATAGAATAGGGGAAGAGTGTCAGCTCTATTCAATCTATTTCTATCCGTTCAGAATGTTTCCCAGCACAGACTGCAACTCAGATAGAAATGTATCATATAGAACAGATATGATTGTCTACCAGATAGAATAAGGGACGTGTGTCGGCTCTATTCAATATATTTCTATCTGTAAAAGTTCAGAATGATTCCCAGCACCGACTACAACTCTGATTTATGAGAACAAGCATAGAACATTCCACGCCGATGATGAGACGCCAGCCAACTCCCATCAACATAATGAACACGGAGTTTCCTTTTTGTTGCATTAGGCCTAGTAAGGCTCAGTCTGACTGAGTTCTTGTGTCAGGGTGGTTTGCTGTTGGAATGGAACTGTGGTGATGGTGAGAGAGATTCTAAGGTAGTTCTATTGTATTGTAGTGGACTGGAGTCCCTTTTGAGGGATATCTGAATGAGATCTGCTTTTCAAGAGACCGCAACCACTGCAGGATTCACTATAGGGGGAAAATCCTAACGCTCTCAATTCAAGTTGAgttttgcattgatgtcaatgggagaagTGGACATTCAATTGCAGTTAGAAGCTAGGAAGCTAGCATTCGACCCTATAAGCAACGCAACATATTAGAAGAATGTATGAATTGACATCATGATGATTTTCCCTCTCTCATTGCTCGATCATTACTTGTGAAACACTGATTGTCATCATCAAAATATAAGAGTATAATGAACTAATAACAACACCTGGCATCTGCATTCCTTCATATTTTACAGCTTTTATTTCATGATCATGTTGATCAATAGTATATTTGTTGCTTTGATACCATTCAACCTTTTTACATCTGTTAATACATGActgtgtgtaatatatatatgCCTAGCTAGATTGTAATATCAACACTTTATAATGGAATGTTTCTACATATCGAATGCTTAAGAGAAGCACACTCTGCAAAGAGTTGACTTTTCTACACGATGTCTGTCTGCCCCCCAGAGGCCACACACCTCTATGACAGTTACTGTATTTCCACACACCTCTGACAGTTACTGTATTTCCACACACCTCTATGATAGTTACTGTATCTCCACACACCTGTATGACAGTTACTGTATTTCCACACACCTGTATGACAGTTACTGTATTTCCACACACCTCTATGACAGTTACTGTATCTCCACACACCTGTATGACAGTTACTGTATTTCCACACACCTCTATGATAGTTACTATATTTCCACACACCTCTATGACAGTTACTGTATTTCCACACACCTGTATGACAGTTACTGTATTTCCACTGTCATCCATCATTTCCCCATATCAATGAATCCAGCATAGTTAGGCTACATCGAGGGCACTACTCCAGAATAGTTAGGCTACATCGAGGGCACTACTCCAGGATAGTTAGGCTACATCGAGGGCACTACTCCAGGATAGTTAGGCTACATCGAGGGCACTACTCCAGGATAGTTAGGCGACATCGATGACACTACTCCAGGATAGTTAGGCTACATCAAGGACACTACTGCACACATGATTATGCATTTCCCTATTTGGAAGTACTTAAACCAAATGATATAACAGTGTTCTCCCTCAGCCTTTAAAAAACAACTGCTGGTAGATACAGTGTCTATACAGAGTGCTGACAATAAATACAGGCATGATATTCCAGCCATAACAGCATTAATATCAGGCCTCCTCAATCAGACGTGATCCCATGTGAATGACAGATCATTCCTGGTGTGCTGAGATCATGAGGATGACGACATCTTCTTGCCAACGGGATTCATGTGTAACGACGTGAGATACAGTACCCTCACTTTCCAGTTGGTGGTGACATCATTCCAAGTTCAGTGACAATGACGTCACTTATGCTGCGTTCAaagcaactgggaactcagaaatctctgacttcagtgcgttcaagataacagttttttaaattatttttttaacggtcatccaacttgaAATTCCAACTCGGAAACTTGGGCCTCCTACAGCACCGACTTTCTGACCTGaaaatcactgacgtcatgattttacCCCGTATTtttccccagagttcccagttgtcttgaaagcaccagcAATGAGGAACTGCTTCCCGGAAGGAAGATGCTTCTATGACATCACTCTGTCAGTTAGTTAGGGTGGAGTCCAGCCAGCCCAACACCTCCTGGAGTCCCTGGCCGGAACGAGCGCTCAGTTCCAGGGTCGTGATCGGCTGGGTGGCAGAGGCGATGATGTCATCCATCCTGAACAGTGACATCATCTCTACGAGACTCATGGTACAAGGGAGGTCCCTGGAGGAATGGTGGGAGGAGAAAGGGTTAGACATTTGCAAAGCGAGGGAGAGGTACTGTTTCATTTATGTAAAGGAGGCAAATAAAGTTTATCTCTACAAGACTCATGGTACAATGTAGATCCTGAGGGGAAGAGTGGGATGACAGTCAGTCAGAAAAtgtgcagagagggagagacgctTTGTTGACAGTCATGCAACGCGGTGGGGGGAAAAAGCATTTAAAGTGGGAGTATATTGGGAGCAATTggatacagtcaggtccataaataTTTGGACATTGACCAAGTTATTATTTTagctgtctaccacagcattttggAGTTGAAATTAAATAATGAATATGAGGCTGAAAGTGCAGAcgttcagctttaatttgagggtctTTACCAAAAAGTAGTTGGACAATTGGCTGCTCAGCTGTTTcatggccaggtgtgtgttattcccTCATTAGTTTATTTACCAGTAAGCAGATAAAAGGTCGAGAGTTGATTTGAAGTGTGGCATTTGCAATCTGTTGCTGTTAACCCTCAATATGAAGTCCAAAGAGTTGTCACTGCCAGTGAAGCAAGCCATCATTAGGCTGAATAATCCAAACAAACCTATCAGAGAGATAGCAAAAACATTCAGTGGGGCCAAATCAACTATTTGGTACATTCTTAAGAAGAAAAAATGCACTGTTGAGCTCAGGAACACCAAAAGGCCCGGAAGACCACGGAAAACAACTGTGGTGGATGACAGAATAATTATTTCCCTGGTAAAGAAAAACCCCCTTCACATCAGTTGACCAGATGAAGAACACCCTCCAGGAGGTAGGCGTATCTGTGTCAAAGTGAACATTCAAGAGAAGACTTCAGAGTAAATACAGACGGTTTATCACAAGATGTAAACCATTGGTAAGCCTCAAAAACAGGAAGACCAGATTAGAGTTGGCCAAACAACATCTAAAAAGCCTGTCCAGTTCTGGAACAACCATTGGACAGATGAGACAAAGATCAACTTGTACCAGAATGATGGGAAGAGTAATGAGAAGGGAAGGAACTGCTCATGATCCGAAGCATACCACCTcatctgtgaagcatggtgggggtAGTGTTATGGCGTGGGCATGTATGGCTGCTAATGGAACTTGTTCCCTTGTATTTATTGATGATGTGACTGCTGACAAAAGCAGCAGGATTAATTCTGAAGGGTTTAGGGCTATATTATCTGCCCAGATTCAGACAAATTATTTAAAACTCATTGGACGGCGCTTCACAGTGCAGATGGACAATGACCGGAAGCATACTGCGAAAGCAACCCAATAATTTTGTAAGGCAAAGAAGTGGAATGTTCTGCAATGGCCAAGTCAATCACCTGACCAGAATCAAATTGAGAATGTATTTCACTTGCTGAAGGCAAAACACCCCAAGAACGAGCAGGAAGTGAAGACAGCTGCAGTAACGGCCTGGCAGACCATCACCAGGGAAGAAACCCAGCATCTGGTGATGTCTATGGGTTCCAGACTTCAGGCAGTCATTGACGGCAAAGGTTTTGCAACCAAGTATTAAAACTCACAATTTAATTGATGATTGTTACGTTGTCCAATTACTTTTGAGCCCCTAAAATTGAGCCCCATATATAAAAAGTGCTAAAATTCTTACACCGTTTACCTGATTTGGAggtaaataccctcaaattaaagttgAGTCTCCACTTTCAGCTCATATAgattgtttcctttcaaatccatTGTGGTGGTGTACAGAGCCAAAATGATAACTTGTTCAATGTCCAAATATTAACGGACCTGACTGTACGTCTGGTTCGTAGCCAGCAGTCTGTCCAGTAAGGTGCAATGTTGCAAAACATTCACATACAACTGTATTGTGCTGAACAAACCTGATTGTCATGTAGAGAATAAGGGATCGTGTCACATctattcattacatttctatctgaatgtttAGTCTCAAAAATCCACTGTGATCTTGGCCAGAGAAtgtgtagtgttagtgtgttaCTACAGGACCTCTTGTTGAAGATAACCaggacagaggctgtgtggagaggttcagcagagaggacagacaggagctGGATACAGGATGACGACACCTGGGTGGTGTTAGCAGAGTCCACCATGAACTATATAGAGGACAAACACAatgatttgattttaaataatTTCATGCCTGCAGTCGACAAGCATGACATTATGCAGAATGAACAGTTGATCTCCCAGTTTAGTGGGCTGATGGTCTACCGTGTTCTGCAGTGATATTAGCCTGTTCATACCTCTGGTTGATCTCCCAGTTTAGTGGGCTGATGGTCTACCGTATCCTGCAGTGATATTAGTCTGTTCATACCTCTGGTTGATCTCCCAGTTTAGTGGGCTGATGGTCTACTGTGTCTTGCAGTGATATTAGCCTGTTCATACCTCTGG is a genomic window containing:
- the LOC129842635 gene encoding ADP-ribosylation factor-like protein 16 isoform X1, with protein sequence MCLLLGATGVGKTLLLKRLQKLSVRDGTTDLGEPPVTLPTVGTNLTDLTLKRKRVTVRELGGCMGPIWPSYYTDCSSVIFMVDSANTTQVSSSCIQLLSVLSAEPLHTASVLVIFNKRDLPCTMSLVEMMSLFRMDDIIASATQPITTLELSARSGQGLQEVLGWLDSTLTN
- the LOC129842635 gene encoding ADP-ribosylation factor-like protein 16 isoform X2 — translated: MRLNNQWLPFLLSVRDGTTDLGEPPVTLPTVGTNLTDLTLKRKRVTVRELGGCMGPIWPSYYTDCSSVIFMVDSANTTQVSSSCIQLLSVLSAEPLHTASVLVIFNKRDLPCTMSLVEMMSLFRMDDIIASATQPITTLELSARSGQGLQEVLGWLDSTLTN